A window from Arcobacter sp. CECT 8983 encodes these proteins:
- a CDS encoding 5'-methylthioadenosine/adenosylhomocysteine nucleosidase, with protein sequence MTKLAIMGAMEEEIEPLLAHFGEAKVTEYADNKYYEVSHNGLDIVIAYSKIGKVFASLTASTMIQKFGCDTLLFSGVAGGINPELKIGDLIIANKLCQHDLDITAFGHPHGYVPGGSVLVDTTKNLRDVAIEVASENNIKVIEGTIATGDQFVHSPERKEFIQKTFNADALEMEGASVAVVCDSLNVPFFILRAISDTADGGADIDFDEFLKSSAKNSADYLVKIVDKLKK encoded by the coding sequence ATGACTAAGTTAGCAATTATGGGAGCAATGGAGGAAGAGATTGAACCTCTATTAGCTCATTTTGGTGAAGCAAAAGTTACTGAATATGCAGATAATAAATATTATGAAGTATCACATAATGGATTAGATATTGTTATTGCATACTCAAAGATTGGAAAAGTATTTGCTTCATTAACAGCAAGTACAATGATTCAAAAATTTGGATGTGATACATTATTATTCTCTGGAGTTGCAGGTGGAATTAACCCTGAACTTAAAATTGGAGATTTAATTATTGCTAATAAACTATGTCAACATGATTTAGATATCACGGCTTTTGGTCATCCTCATGGCTATGTTCCTGGTGGTAGTGTATTAGTTGATACAACTAAAAACTTAAGAGATGTTGCAATTGAAGTAGCAAGTGAAAACAATATTAAAGTTATTGAAGGAACTATTGCAACTGGTGATCAATTTGTTCATTCTCCAGAAAGAAAAGAGTTCATTCAAAAAACATTTAATGCAGATGCATTAGAAATGGAAGGTGCAAGTGTTGCAGTAGTATGTGATTCTTTAAATGTCCCTTTTTTTATATTAAGAGCAATTTCTGATACTGCTGATGGTGGTGCTGACATTGACTTTGATGAGTTCTTAAAATCTTCTGCAAAAAATTCAGCAGATTACTTAGTAAAAATAGTAGATAAACTAAAAAAATAA
- the fabD gene encoding ACP S-malonyltransferase, giving the protein MKKVAFIFPGQGSQSIGMGKDFFENSELAKEMISKASQRLNIDFEKLLFEENDKIGQTEYTQPAILLVSSIANAIFKEKCDIQPEFVLGHSLGEFSALVSAGAIDYLDAVELVHRRGLFMTEACSGQDAGMMALVGLDDSVVENICKEQQEAGKKVWPANYNMDGQLVLAGIKADLESLVDTFKEAGAKRAIVLDMSVASHCELLRSSVENLKPYLEEYLKDEFSPVISNVTTEAYSTKDEAVELLSSQLTSPVKYKQSIASNANKVDCFIEFGNGIVLKGLNRKICKETPTLNVSDFASLEKVLGELND; this is encoded by the coding sequence ATGAAAAAAGTAGCTTTCATTTTTCCAGGTCAAGGAAGTCAATCTATTGGTATGGGGAAAGATTTTTTTGAAAATAGTGAATTAGCAAAAGAGATGATCTCAAAAGCTAGTCAAAGATTAAATATTGATTTTGAAAAATTACTTTTTGAAGAAAATGATAAAATTGGACAAACTGAATATACTCAACCAGCAATTTTACTTGTTAGTTCAATTGCTAATGCAATATTTAAAGAAAAATGTGATATTCAGCCAGAGTTTGTATTAGGTCACTCATTAGGTGAGTTTTCTGCCTTAGTAAGTGCAGGTGCAATTGATTATTTAGATGCAGTTGAACTTGTTCATAGAAGAGGTTTATTTATGACAGAAGCTTGTAGTGGACAAGATGCAGGAATGATGGCATTAGTAGGATTAGATGATTCAGTTGTTGAAAATATTTGTAAAGAACAACAAGAAGCAGGAAAAAAAGTTTGGCCAGCAAATTATAATATGGATGGTCAATTAGTTTTAGCAGGAATTAAAGCTGACTTAGAAAGCTTAGTTGATACATTTAAAGAAGCTGGAGCAAAAAGAGCTATTGTATTAGATATGTCAGTTGCTTCTCACTGTGAACTATTAAGAAGTTCAGTTGAGAATTTAAAACCATATTTAGAAGAGTATCTAAAAGATGAGTTTTCACCAGTTATATCAAATGTAACTACTGAAGCTTACTCAACTAAAGATGAAGCAGTTGAATTACTATCTTCTCAATTAACAAGCCCTGTAAAATATAAACAATCAATTGCATCAAATGCTAATAAAGTAGATTGTTTTATTGAGTTTGGAAATGGAATTGTATTAAAAGGTTTAAATAGAAAAATTTGTAAAGAAACTCCTACATTAAATGTAAGTGATTTTGCATCATTAGAGAAAGTATTAGGTGAATTAAATGACTAA
- a CDS encoding peptidylprolyl isomerase, giving the protein MSKVIGIEYTLKDANSGEQIDSNVGGAPLEFVSGKGQIIPGLETKLVEMSEAEQADVMVEPKEAYGEFNEEAVQTLPKEQFAGIELTEGMSLYGTGEQGETVQVTVKSFTDTDVTIDYNHPLAGKTLMFSVTVLSLRDATEEEIQTGVVGGMAAMGGGCCGGGSHDHGSEGGCCSSEPKEQSHGGCGCSH; this is encoded by the coding sequence ATGTCAAAAGTAATTGGAATTGAATATACTTTAAAAGATGCTAACTCAGGTGAGCAAATTGATTCAAATGTTGGTGGAGCACCATTAGAGTTCGTTTCAGGAAAAGGTCAAATTATTCCAGGTTTAGAAACTAAACTTGTAGAAATGTCAGAAGCAGAGCAAGCTGATGTTATGGTTGAGCCAAAAGAAGCATATGGTGAGTTTAATGAAGAAGCTGTACAAACTTTACCAAAAGAGCAATTTGCAGGTATTGAACTAACTGAAGGTATGTCTTTATATGGTACAGGTGAGCAAGGTGAAACTGTACAAGTAACAGTTAAATCTTTTACTGATACTGATGTAACTATTGATTATAATCACCCATTAGCTGGTAAAACATTAATGTTCTCAGTTACAGTATTATCTTTAAGAGATGCAACTGAAGAAGAAATCCAAACAGGTGTTGTTGGTGGAATGGCTGCTATGGGCGGTGGTTGTTGTGGTGGTGGAAGCCATGACCATGGTTCTGAAGGTGGTTGTTGTAGTTCTGAACCTAAAGAACAATCTCATGGTGGTTGTGGTTGTAGCCACTAA
- a CDS encoding tol-pal system YbgF family protein produces the protein MIKKLLLTSIFISSTLTVTADEVSVFGAGNLDSKNPYGLNSAEKNILKNKKTLGSIDSKVKDVKYTVGSLSERIDGLESIYEGDSQKLNKTVIKLNEVIKKLEENSSISEKNTSDIQGLKTVSTQILTMQEEISSQNKKNINNLKTAISKLTDSVNKLNKTYVSEKELKSNMNQFVTREEFEALKKSLGVKTSNKTTTKKKSNKVLSYKEKDAMLEEAKELFKKDYFTKAIPMFEELVELNFKPAEGNFYLGEMWYYRKKYEDAISYFKTSAMLYDKADYMPKLLLHSAISFEKIKDYSNAANFYNSLIEIYPDSKEAKIATKNLSSIK, from the coding sequence ATGATCAAAAAACTACTATTAACTAGTATTTTTATTTCTAGTACCTTAACTGTAACAGCTGATGAAGTTTCAGTTTTTGGTGCTGGAAATTTAGACTCTAAAAATCCATATGGATTAAATTCTGCAGAAAAAAATATCTTAAAAAATAAAAAAACTTTAGGTAGCATTGATTCAAAAGTAAAAGATGTTAAATATACAGTTGGATCATTGAGTGAGAGAATTGATGGTTTAGAATCAATTTACGAAGGTGATTCTCAAAAACTTAATAAAACAGTAATTAAATTAAATGAAGTTATAAAAAAACTTGAAGAAAATTCAAGTATATCTGAAAAGAACACTTCAGATATTCAAGGTTTAAAGACAGTATCAACTCAAATTTTAACAATGCAAGAAGAAATTTCTTCTCAAAATAAAAAGAATATTAACAATTTAAAAACAGCAATTTCTAAATTAACAGATTCAGTAAATAAACTAAACAAAACTTATGTTTCAGAAAAAGAACTTAAGTCTAATATGAATCAGTTTGTTACTAGAGAAGAGTTTGAAGCCTTAAAAAAATCTTTAGGCGTAAAAACTAGTAATAAAACTACAACTAAAAAAAAGTCTAACAAGGTATTATCATACAAAGAAAAAGATGCTATGTTAGAAGAAGCAAAAGAGCTATTTAAAAAAGATTATTTTACAAAAGCTATTCCAATGTTTGAAGAGTTAGTAGAGTTAAACTTTAAACCTGCAGAAGGTAATTTTTATTTAGGTGAGATGTGGTATTATAGAAAAAAATATGAAGATGCAATTTCATATTTTAAAACATCTGCAATGTTATATGACAAAGCAGACTATATGCCAAAGCTTTTATTACATAGTGCTATTTCTTTTGAAAAAATAAAAGATTATAGTAATGCGGCAAATTTTTATAACTCTTTAATTGAGATTTATCCCGATTCAAAAGAAGCTAAAATTGCCACAAAAAATTTATCAAGTATAAAATAA
- a CDS encoding OmpA family protein yields MKKLSIYTFLIAAVLFTGCSQKEVEVSGADNSESALNNIDNSNIQSEVVNDSLVESSENGYYYMINGKKELIQNIYFGFDKYNLTAEMKSVAKENASKLSGLQAGTTIKVEGNCDEWGTDEYNYALGLKRAKIVKDTLVMDGIAEDTIKVVSFGESNPVCTDKNSTCWQKNRRSEHKLVK; encoded by the coding sequence ATGAAAAAATTAAGCATCTATACTTTTCTAATTGCAGCAGTATTATTTACTGGATGTAGTCAAAAAGAAGTTGAGGTTTCAGGTGCAGATAACTCTGAATCTGCATTAAATAACATTGACAATTCAAATATTCAAAGTGAAGTTGTAAATGACTCTTTAGTTGAGAGTTCAGAAAATGGTTACTATTATATGATTAATGGTAAAAAAGAACTTATTCAAAATATCTATTTTGGTTTTGATAAGTATAACTTAACTGCAGAAATGAAAAGTGTTGCAAAAGAGAATGCATCAAAACTATCTGGTCTTCAAGCAGGAACTACTATTAAAGTAGAAGGTAACTGTGATGAGTGGGGAACTGATGAGTATAACTATGCATTAGGTTTAAAAAGAGCTAAAATTGTAAAAGATACATTAGTTATGGATGGTATCGCTGAAGATACAATTAAAGTTGTAAGTTTTGGTGAAAGTAATCCTGTTTGTACTGACAAAAACTCTACTTGTTGGCAAAAAAATAGAAGATCAGAGCATAAATTAGTAAAATAA
- a CDS encoding SRPBCC family protein, with product MKKFEKISLLNCELEELFDFHLDVDNLKAITPDNIQIIFLEENFIPKENAILKIKTVKNFIPIKWEVKIEKLKRPEVLVDLAIKSPFKYWKHYHIFTKRGNMCELKDIVEYELPFGKIGELFDFFIKKELDSMFTFRHNMTKKLLEK from the coding sequence ATGAAAAAATTTGAAAAAATTTCACTACTTAACTGTGAACTAGAAGAGTTATTTGATTTTCATTTGGATGTAGATAATTTAAAAGCAATTACTCCTGATAATATACAAATAATTTTTTTAGAAGAAAATTTTATTCCTAAAGAAAATGCTATATTGAAAATAAAAACAGTTAAGAATTTTATACCTATAAAATGGGAAGTTAAAATTGAAAAGCTTAAAAGACCAGAAGTATTAGTTGATTTAGCAATAAAATCCCCTTTTAAGTATTGGAAACATTACCATATCTTTACCAAAAGAGGGAATATGTGTGAGTTAAAAGATATTGTAGAGTATGAACTACCATTTGGTAAAATAGGGGAGTTATTTGACTTTTTTATTAAAAAAGAGTTAGATTCAATGTTTACTTTTAGACACAATATGACAAAGAAACTCCTAGAAAAATAA
- a CDS encoding TIGR01777 family oxidoreductase, with translation MKTIAVSGASGFVGTNIKKFFSKENFEVIFIKRENLSNEDALISIMEKADVVINLAGANIINRWTESYKKLLYSSRIDTTKAIVNAMSKAQNKPELLISTSAVGIYSNKDCYDEEHYEYSDDFLAYICKEWEKEALKAKELDIRTAIFRFGIILGNGGALEKMLLPFKMGVGGTIGDGNQHFSFIHIDDLLNAYKFLIENIDLNGVFNLTSPMPTTNKGLTKALGTALNRPTFFPVPEFVLNLVFSEGAKVLTDGQCVEPKRLLDSGFSFKHTTIDETINSIVNNK, from the coding sequence ATGAAAACAATAGCAGTAAGTGGGGCAAGTGGATTTGTAGGAACAAACATTAAAAAGTTTTTTTCTAAAGAGAATTTTGAAGTTATATTTATAAAAAGAGAAAACTTATCAAATGAAGATGCTTTGATTTCAATAATGGAAAAAGCTGATGTTGTTATTAATTTAGCGGGAGCTAACATAATAAATAGATGGACAGAGTCTTATAAAAAGCTTCTTTATAGTAGTAGAATAGATACAACTAAAGCTATAGTAAATGCAATGAGTAAAGCTCAAAATAAACCTGAGTTATTAATTTCAACATCAGCAGTAGGAATATACAGTAATAAAGATTGCTATGATGAAGAACACTATGAGTATTCAGATGATTTTTTAGCTTATATATGCAAAGAGTGGGAGAAAGAAGCATTAAAAGCAAAAGAGTTAGATATTAGAACTGCAATCTTTAGATTTGGAATAATTTTAGGAAATGGTGGAGCTTTAGAAAAAATGTTACTTCCCTTTAAAATGGGAGTAGGTGGAACAATAGGTGATGGAAACCAGCACTTCTCTTTTATACATATAGATGATTTATTAAATGCATATAAGTTTTTAATTGAAAATATAGATTTAAATGGAGTATTTAATTTAACTTCTCCTATGCCAACAACAAATAAGGGACTAACAAAAGCTTTAGGAACTGCACTAAATAGACCAACATTTTTCCCAGTTCCAGAGTTTGTACTAAATTTAGTATTTAGTGAAGGAGCAAAAGTATTAACAGATGGTCAGTGTGTTGAACCTAAAAGATTATTAGATAGTGGTTTTAGTTTTAAACATACTACAATAGATGAAACAATTAATAGTATTGTGAATAATAAATGA
- a CDS encoding LytTR family DNA-binding domain-containing protein, with protein MKTLIVDDEKLALSRLKRILKEEGISDITEVSTPLDAIKEATKTKFDLAFLDISMPTMSGLDLANTLLEMNPNIFIIFQTAHEEYALDAFKSGGIDYLLKPISNDTVKKCLEKIGKYVDTKVDETKKIVAKRGNKIYLISLDDIYYIKADLDEVIIKIKETDAYVRKKIGDMEKILLGRNFFRIHRSYIVNVDKIKSMQSIEQSKLEISFIDIDDLVTSSKDGAKEFREYLDNKTI; from the coding sequence TTGAAAACACTTATTGTAGATGATGAGAAATTAGCTCTTAGTAGATTAAAAAGAATTTTAAAAGAAGAGGGCATTAGTGATATTACAGAAGTATCAACACCTCTTGATGCAATAAAAGAAGCAACAAAAACAAAATTTGATCTTGCCTTTTTAGATATCTCAATGCCTACAATGAGTGGTCTTGATTTAGCTAATACTCTTTTAGAAATGAATCCTAATATATTTATTATTTTTCAAACAGCCCATGAAGAGTATGCTTTAGATGCTTTTAAAAGTGGAGGAATTGATTACTTACTAAAACCTATCTCTAATGACACAGTTAAAAAGTGTTTAGAAAAGATAGGTAAATATGTAGATACAAAAGTAGATGAAACAAAAAAGATAGTTGCAAAAAGAGGAAATAAAATATATTTAATTTCTTTAGATGATATATATTACATAAAAGCAGATCTTGATGAAGTTATCATAAAAATAAAAGAGACAGATGCCTATGTTAGAAAAAAAATTGGGGATATGGAAAAGATTCTTTTAGGTAGAAATTTTTTTAGAATACATAGGTCTTATATAGTTAATGTTGATAAAATAAAATCAATGCAAAGTATAGAACAATCAAAGCTTGAAATATCATTTATTGATATAGATGATTTAGTTACATCATCAAAAGATGGAGCAAAAGAATTCAGAGAATATTTAGATAATAAAACAATTTAG
- a CDS encoding sensor histidine kinase has protein sequence MDSVRLKISMLDWLYIILIGACFGFLISLFIYFINEDLQDFSTIFFSILSAVSISFFAFILITVSNDYILPRVNEKFWYLISFIFSFFAGFLGFSFSYYVFSLSDYNIINLIKPYWFNISITIGFLTFLVGMILHQFISMKYRNESITSEVLETKIKALEGELNPHFLFNALNSLSELIYIDQKKAEKATLDISTFLRNAITKDSLIPLETEIKMVETYLDIENIRFDNNIRLTSSFDEESGYIQVPKFSIQLLVENAIKHGYISETLNIDIKADKNHIKVSNDGVLPKEVKFGTGLNNLQKRLQLLNIGKLEYKIEKEKMSFIIKIKR, from the coding sequence ATGGATAGTGTAAGATTAAAAATCTCAATGCTTGACTGGTTATATATTATATTAATTGGAGCATGTTTTGGCTTTTTAATATCTTTATTTATATATTTTATAAATGAGGATTTGCAAGATTTTTCAACTATTTTTTTCAGTATTTTAAGTGCTGTATCTATTTCTTTTTTTGCATTTATATTAATCACAGTTTCAAATGATTATATTTTACCTCGTGTTAATGAAAAGTTTTGGTATTTAATTAGTTTTATTTTTTCTTTTTTTGCGGGTTTTTTAGGTTTTTCATTTTCATATTATGTTTTTTCACTAAGTGATTACAATATTATAAATTTAATTAAGCCTTATTGGTTTAATATTAGTATTACTATAGGTTTTCTTACTTTTTTAGTTGGAATGATTCTTCATCAATTTATTTCAATGAAATATAGAAATGAGTCAATCACAAGTGAAGTTTTAGAAACAAAGATTAAAGCTTTAGAAGGGGAATTAAATCCACATTTTTTATTCAATGCTTTAAACTCTCTTTCTGAACTAATATATATAGATCAAAAAAAAGCAGAAAAAGCTACACTTGATATTTCAACTTTTTTAAGAAATGCTATAACAAAAGATAGTCTTATTCCTTTAGAGACAGAAATAAAAATGGTTGAAACATATTTGGATATAGAAAATATTAGATTTGATAATAATATAAGATTAACAAGTTCCTTTGATGAAGAATCAGGTTATATTCAAGTACCAAAGTTTTCTATACAGTTATTAGTAGAAAATGCAATTAAACATGGGTATATATCTGAAACTTTAAATATTGACATAAAAGCAGACAAAAATCATATTAAAGTTTCAAATGATGGAGTTCTTCCCAAAGAAGTTAAATTTGGTACAGGTCTTAATAATTTACAAAAAAGATTACAATTATTAAACATAGGAAAGTTAGAATATAAAATAGAAAAAGAAAAAATGAGTTTTATAATAAAAATTAAAAGGTAA
- a CDS encoding NAD(P)/FAD-dependent oxidoreductase: MKTYDLAIIGSGMGGSMIASVNKEKDVIVFEKDINLGGCASTFKRFGNYYNTGATTLVGYEKKHPLKAIFDKADVNLDLKKSDVAIRVLQNGNIIDRVKDFEEFLAQIEKAYPNKNNRIFWQKIKELDEKFWNLKNVHYSKYSFSSYLKTIKSVNEIFITFKFDLFQTARGFIKKTLGNISKEYFDFIDSQLLITLQTTSKDISLLSLALGLAYPFHDVFYVNKGMGSIFDELLKEIETHKKEEVKSIIKENDIYILKTRKGEYKAKNVVLNSTVYDSAKLFVDEDIKSYYEKFSYNDQSAFVIHMTINKKEDLLHHYQIILDKQIPNSISNSFFVSLSSIDDEKMSKNGISITISTHTKAKFWSNLNKDEYKRQKFITENFIINSFLENFDNISKEDIQVYFSGTAKTFNRFINRDNCGGKAITLKNLFQIPSCKTPFEGLYNVGDTIFAGQGWPGVALGVQVLKEELNG, translated from the coding sequence ATGAAAACTTATGATTTAGCCATTATTGGCTCAGGAATGGGAGGCAGTATGATTGCCTCAGTAAATAAAGAAAAAGATGTTATTGTTTTTGAAAAAGATATAAACCTTGGTGGTTGTGCAAGCACTTTTAAGCGATTTGGCAATTATTATAATACGGGTGCTACAACTTTAGTTGGATATGAAAAAAAACATCCTTTAAAAGCGATTTTTGATAAAGCTGATGTAAATTTAGATTTGAAAAAAAGTGATGTTGCAATAAGAGTTCTTCAAAATGGAAACATTATAGATAGAGTAAAAGATTTTGAAGAGTTTTTAGCTCAAATAGAAAAAGCTTATCCAAATAAAAATAATAGAATTTTTTGGCAAAAAATAAAAGAATTGGATGAAAAGTTTTGGAATTTAAAAAATGTACATTATTCAAAATATTCATTCTCTTCATATTTAAAAACAATAAAATCTGTAAATGAAATTTTTATTACTTTTAAATTTGATTTATTTCAAACTGCAAGAGGATTTATAAAAAAGACTTTAGGGAATATTTCTAAAGAGTATTTTGATTTTATTGATTCTCAACTTCTTATAACTTTACAAACTACGTCAAAGGATATATCTTTATTATCACTTGCTTTAGGTTTAGCTTATCCTTTCCATGATGTGTTTTATGTAAATAAAGGTATGGGTTCAATTTTTGATGAGTTGCTTAAAGAAATAGAAACGCATAAAAAAGAGGAAGTAAAATCAATCATAAAAGAGAATGATATCTATATTTTAAAAACAAGAAAAGGTGAATATAAAGCAAAAAATGTAGTTTTAAACTCAACAGTTTATGATAGTGCTAAACTATTTGTAGATGAAGATATAAAATCATATTATGAAAAATTTTCATATAATGATCAAAGTGCTTTTGTTATACATATGACCATAAATAAAAAAGAAGATTTATTACATCATTATCAAATAATTTTAGATAAGCAAATACCAAACTCTATTTCTAACTCTTTTTTTGTATCTCTTAGTTCAATTGATGATGAAAAAATGTCTAAAAATGGAATAAGTATAACTATTTCAACTCATACAAAAGCAAAATTTTGGAGTAATTTAAATAAAGATGAATATAAAAGACAAAAATTTATAACAGAAAACTTTATAATAAATAGTTTTTTAGAAAACTTTGATAATATAAGTAAAGAGGATATTCAAGTCTATTTTAGTGGAACTGCAAAAACATTTAATCGATTTATAAATAGAGACAATTGTGGAGGAAAAGCAATAACTTTAAAAAATTTATTTCAAATTCCAAGTTGTAAAACACCTTTTGAAGGTTTATATAATGTTGGCGATACTATATTTGCAGGTCAAGGTTGGCCAGGAGTCGCTTTAGGTGTACAAGTTTTGAAGGAAGAGTTAAATGGATAG
- a CDS encoding deoxyribodipyrimidine photo-lyase, with translation MKQILWFRRDLRVSDSALLAYAEHEVLPIFIFDKNILSSLPKNDKRVTFIYHSVLSLKRELQSLGLDLAIFYNEPLNVFKTLSKDFDEVLCSIDFDAYAIKRDIEVEKLLPLKRFNDSFILNPNDHLKADETPYKVFTPFYKSLNLITQSSSIEEYKRNKKLKLANFDYRKVISLEELGFEKQDLPSFLYKNARELLKDFLSKIDSYQEDRDFFYKDATSKLSVHLRFGLISPKEVFNIVKKTKVKNSEFFIREIFWREFYNYILFHFPSSQEENFNGIKISWNQNEEDFKKWCEGKTGVPIIDAAMIHLNRTGLMHNRLRMIVASFLTKNLFIDWKKGEKYFALKLLDYEASSNIGSWQWAASTGADASPYFRVFNPYTQSSKFDKDGLFIKSVIKELKDVDPKLFHIENALSSNLFYNYPKAMVDISLSRKRAIENFKKAKDENL, from the coding sequence ATGAAACAAATACTTTGGTTTAGAAGAGATTTAAGAGTTTCAGATTCAGCATTATTAGCCTATGCAGAACACGAAGTTCTTCCTATTTTTATTTTTGATAAAAATATTTTGAGTTCTTTACCAAAAAATGATAAAAGAGTAACTTTTATTTATCATTCAGTATTAAGCCTAAAGAGAGAACTTCAATCTTTAGGTTTAGATTTGGCAATATTTTATAATGAACCATTAAATGTTTTTAAAACTTTATCAAAAGATTTTGATGAAGTTCTATGCTCTATAGACTTTGATGCTTATGCAATCAAAAGAGATATAGAAGTTGAAAAGCTTCTTCCTTTAAAAAGATTTAATGATTCATTTATTTTAAATCCAAATGATCATCTTAAAGCAGATGAAACTCCTTACAAAGTATTTACTCCTTTTTATAAATCATTGAACTTAATAACTCAATCTTCTTCTATAGAAGAGTATAAACGAAATAAAAAGCTCAAACTTGCAAACTTTGATTATAGGAAAGTCATATCTTTAGAAGAATTAGGTTTTGAAAAACAAGATTTGCCATCTTTTTTATATAAAAATGCAAGAGAGTTATTGAAAGATTTTTTATCAAAAATTGATAGCTATCAAGAAGATAGAGACTTTTTTTATAAAGATGCTACTTCAAAACTATCTGTTCATTTAAGATTTGGTCTTATTTCACCTAAAGAAGTATTTAATATTGTTAAAAAAACAAAAGTAAAAAATAGTGAATTTTTCATTAGAGAAATTTTCTGGAGAGAGTTTTATAATTATATATTATTTCATTTTCCAAGTTCTCAAGAGGAAAACTTCAATGGCATAAAAATATCTTGGAATCAAAACGAAGAAGATTTTAAAAAGTGGTGTGAAGGTAAAACAGGGGTTCCAATAATCGATGCTGCAATGATTCATTTAAATAGAACAGGTCTTATGCATAATAGATTAAGAATGATTGTTGCTTCATTTTTAACTAAAAATCTTTTTATAGATTGGAAAAAGGGTGAGAAATATTTTGCTTTAAAACTTTTAGATTATGAAGCTAGTTCAAATATTGGTTCATGGCAGTGGGCAGCTAGTACAGGGGCTGATGCATCTCCTTATTTTAGAGTATTTAATCCATATACTCAATCTTCAAAGTTTGATAAAGATGGTTTATTTATAAAATCAGTTATTAAAGAGTTAAAAGATGTAGATCCAAAACTTTTTCATATAGAAAATGCTCTTTCTTCTAATCTTTTTTATAATTATCCTAAAGCAATGGTTGATATATCATTATCAAGAAAAAGAGCAATAGAAAATTTTAAAAAGGCTAAAGATGAAAACTTATGA
- a CDS encoding DUF523 and DUF1722 domain-containing protein, with product MKLGISSCLLGTTCRYDGGHSRDKFIVNELSNYFDFEAFCPERLVFPTPRPAIRLVRSNGEVTVRTSNDDEDVTNTITEISKELVKKIEDNQLCGFILKSKSPTCGMERVKIYPDKKNGQSENVGVGVFAKELKERFPYLPIEEEGRLGDPWLRENFLMQIFAYRHLFEFLKSKPSFKDLVDFHTSYKYLIYSKSQSSYKELGNIVANHEKKDIEEVLSLYKVAFLEAISKKGSISKTYNVLLHIYGYFKKVISKEEKDDILETLEDFKKGIVPLIAVIKIIKLYTNKFDIEYLKTQVFINPYPKELALRSKVEAYK from the coding sequence ATGAAACTAGGAATATCATCTTGCTTACTTGGTACTACCTGCCGATACGATGGTGGTCATTCAAGAGACAAATTTATTGTTAATGAACTATCAAACTACTTTGATTTTGAGGCTTTTTGTCCTGAAAGATTAGTTTTCCCAACTCCAAGACCTGCAATAAGGTTAGTTAGAAGTAATGGTGAAGTAACTGTACGAACATCAAATGATGATGAAGATGTAACAAATACTATTACTGAAATATCTAAAGAGCTAGTAAAAAAGATTGAAGATAATCAATTATGTGGATTTATATTAAAATCTAAATCTCCAACATGTGGTATGGAAAGAGTTAAAATATATCCTGACAAAAAAAATGGTCAAAGCGAAAATGTAGGCGTTGGAGTTTTTGCAAAAGAGCTAAAAGAAAGATTCCCTTATTTGCCAATTGAAGAAGAAGGAAGACTAGGTGACCCATGGCTTAGAGAAAACTTTTTAATGCAAATATTTGCATATAGACATCTTTTTGAGTTTTTAAAATCAAAGCCATCTTTCAAAGATTTAGTTGATTTTCATACTTCATATAAATACCTAATATATTCAAAATCTCAAAGTTCATATAAAGAGCTTGGAAATATTGTTGCAAATCATGAAAAAAAAGATATAGAAGAGGTCTTATCTTTATATAAAGTTGCTTTTTTAGAAGCAATTTCAAAAAAAGGAAGTATCTCTAAAACTTACAATGTGCTTCTTCATATTTATGGGTATTTCAAGAAAGTCATATCAAAAGAGGAAAAGGATGATATTTTAGAGACTCTTGAGGACTTTAAAAAAGGAATAGTACCTTTAATTGCAGTTATAAAAATAATAAAGCTTTATACAAACAAATTTGATATTGAGTATCTTAAAACTCAAGTATTTATAAATCCATATCCAAAAGAATTAGCACTTCGTTCTAAAGTTGAGGCTTATAAATGA